A genome region from Plasmodium vinckei vinckei genome assembly, chromosome: PVVCY_07 includes the following:
- a CDS encoding ran-specific GTPase-activating protein 1, putative, with protein MEDEKNDYNPEEEVTTGNWNTPKIELKEVEIKTGEEDESLFWSGRSKLYRWVEGEWKERGLGESKLLLHKKNGTIRFLLRQEKTLKVVANHYIYPNESYCKLVPNAGSEKIYAWTVKDFAEEPKIEQFALKFNTAEAAKLFKQKFDEAGQINLKLLDDKCELKTEKAEDKEKKDEKKGEEKDEKDKKDEKEDKDKKEEKEDKDKKEEKDKKDDKDKKDEKEDKDKKEEKEDKDKKEEKEDKDKKDDKEDKDKKDDKEDKDKKDDKEDKDKKDDKDKKEDKDKKDEEENIKRED; from the exons atggaagatgaaaaaaatgattataaCCCAGAAGAGGAAGTAACTACAGGAAACTGGAATACTCCCAAG ATTGAATTGAAAGAGgtagaaataaaaacagGAGAAGAAGATGAAAGTTTATTTTGGTCAGGCCGATCTAAATTGTATAGATGGGTAGAGGGTGAATGGAAAGAAAGAGGATTAGGAGAatctaaattattattacataagAAAAATGGAACAATAAGATTTTTGTTAAGGCAAGAAAAAACATTGAAAGTTGTTGCTAAccattatatatacccTAATGAATCATATTGTAAACTTGTGCCAAATGCAGgaagtgaaaaaatatatgcatggaCTGTTAAAGATTTTGCAGAAGAACCTAAAATCGAACAATTTgctttaaaatttaatacaGCAGAAGCtgcaaaattatttaagcAAAAATTTGATGAGGCTGGTCAAATTAACCTCAAATTACTTGACGACAAATGTGAGTTGAAAACGGAGAAAGCAGAAGATAAGGAGAAAAAAGACGAGAAAAAAGGTGAAGAAAAGGATGAAAAGGAcaaaaaagatgaaaaagaagataaggataaaaaggaagaaaaagaagataaagacaaaaaagaagagaaagataaaaaagatgataaggacaaaaaagatgaaaaagaagataaggataaaaaggaagaaaaagaagataaggataaaaaggaagaaaaagaagataAGGATAAAAAAGATGATAAAGAAGATAAGGACAAAAAAGATGATAAAGAAGATAAGGACAAAAAAGATGATAAAGAAGATAAGGACAAAAAAGATGATAAggataaaaaagaagataaagataaaaaggATGAAGAGGAAAATATCAAAAGAGAAGATTAG
- a CDS encoding 60S ribosomal protein L7ae/L30e, putative, whose translation MEGNSDKDDSVELKREQEEQDDQSENEQGNDNNSVSSNSKKKAYDKTIEDIKKENSNSYISKISEPLLKKKYYKYLLKIIDYTYHAKINATHIIKTNEQLDDKKKKILKTKFLIIGLSQVIKAIRKGIKGILILAIDVYPIDIICHMPIFCEENNIPYTFFTTKNKLAHLCKLKRSITCLFICKPSNTLTEFEETLNKYNTKHKISNYNKAYDKLQTAIKKNHPFFQ comes from the coding sequence atggaAGGAAATAGTGATAAAGACGACTCTGTTGAATTAAAAAGGGAACAAGAAGAACAAGATGATCAATCAGAAAACGAGCAAggaaatgataataatagtgTCAGCAGTAATAGCAAAAAGAAAGCTTATGATAAAACAATTGaagatattaaaaaagaaaacagcaattcatatatatcaaaaattaGTGAaccattattaaaaaaaaaatattataaatatcttttaaaaattatagatTATACATATCATGCGAAAATTAATGCAacacatataataaaaacaaatgaacaacttgatgataaaaaaaaaaaaatattaaaaaccaaatttttaataataggATTAAGCCAAGTAATTAAAGCTATAAGAAAAGGTATCAAAGGGATACTCATCTTAGCTATTGATGTATATCCCATTGATATTATTTGCCATATGCCAATATTTtgtgaagaaaataatattccatatactttttttacaacTAAAAATAAGTTGGCTCATTTatgtaaattaaaaagatcTATTacttgtttatttatttgcaaGCCTAGTAATACTCTTACAGAATTCGAAGAAACATTAAATAAGTATAATACCAAACACAAAATTAGTAACTATAATAAAGCTTATGATAAATTACAAACAgctatcaaaaaaaatcatcCCTTTTTCCAGTAA
- a CDS encoding protein transport protein GOT1, putative yields MWDENKTIGLVLFVLGVVSGFIGVFLFFDKFFLCISNLFLLLGLYYLLGPAKIVKFVTNRNKVGGSACFLLGFLLILFGRTFFGSLFQGYGLYRLFFSFLPNIISTVKYSPLGFILEIPGIKQISEYLLNNKRLPI; encoded by the coding sequence atgtgggatgaaaacaaaacaatAGGTTTGGTGCTATTTGTTTTAGGAGTAGTATCAGGATTTATAGGagtgtttttattttttgataagttttttttatgcatttctaatttgtttttattattgggtttatattatttattgggACCAgcaaaaattgtaaaatttgTTACAAATAGAAATAAAGTTGGAGGAAGTGCATGCTTTTTATTAGGCTTTTTGTTAATACTTTTCGGAAGAACATTTTTTGGCTCTTTATTTCAAGGATATGGCTTATatagattatttttttcctttttaccaaatattattagtaCCGTGAAATATTCACCGCTTGGTTTTATACTAGAGATACCAGgaattaaacaaatatctgaatatcttttaaataacAAGCGTTTACCgatttga
- a CDS encoding apical merozoite protein, putative: protein MNYNFLFLSILIINIFSTHLIIKCNKVKLSSKRKANQDALTPNEPDYMNQNIIEGETIQNRVEKNNKVDINTLKLLHNPVENNKENINEGKIDNGKNNIEHQLNYDKNNSTNSENVNTNVNHIDNVLNEYDHTKEMEKRTKSYEDMELLEKNSKILQNDIHSWITAVHNIEEKTSKLKNMKNELLNNITSLNKTLLEEIENINEIKKLQNEQNEIFSENFLYFFPSMPEKFQKSVEKDYNILNYLEIYNKQDNLKKLDKEDFKKF, encoded by the exons atgaattataattttttatttttgtccattttaataataaatatattttcaacacatttgataataaaatgtaacAAAGTGAAATTAAGTTCGAAGAGAAAAGCCAACCAGGATGCCCTTACCCCCAATGAGCCCGATTATATGAATCAGAATATAATAGAGGGTGAAACAATTCAAAATAgggtagaaaaaaataataaggtGGATATTAATactttaaaattgttacaTAACCCcgttgaaaataataaggaaaatataaatgaaggAAAAATAGACAAtggtaaaaataatatagaacATCAATTAAactatgataaaaataatagtacaAATAGTGAGAATGTAAATACAAATGTAAACCATATTGACAATGTACTAAATGAATATGATCATACTAaagaaatggaaaaaagaacaaaaagTTATGAAGATATGGAgcttttagaaaaaaattccaaaatattacaaaacGATATACACTCATGGATAACAGCTGTACATAATATTGAAGAAAAGACaagtaaattaaaaaatatgaagaatgaattattaaataatattacatcattaaataaaacattattagaagaaattgaaaatattaatgaaattaaaaaacttCAAAATGAACagaatgaaatattttctgaaaattttttgtatttttttccatcaATGCCTGAAAAATTCCAAAAGAGTGTAGAAAAggattataatattttaaactaTTTAGAAATTTACAATAAACAggacaatttaaaaaaattagataaAG AGGATTTTAagaaattttga
- a CDS encoding RNA-binding protein NOB1, putative, whose protein sequence is MEGENKSNIGGEKKKKYVLDSNSLIKFKDFLFMNYDYYITEGVIKEIKDEASRNKLNTILPLLKIARAEQNDINFIKHFSKLTGDYDSLSEVDIEVIALTYNLHRRFGDVSKLNASPMETIYKYDDVQYDYSNMNYKKKQSSKTGTFEKREDGEWEVNDEKEEVEKEEEKEENDGKDEVEKEEEKEENDGKDEVEKEEEEEEEEEEKEEEEEDEKGDANEAEKEDEDDEKGDANETEEEDSEGEEEENKKIFGLETIKEEVVEVEEDKDDDDGGKWINANNFDIFNLNVDKNKKFESDIGCVTTDYAMQNVLYQVGLNAITIDGYQISSIKLWGYICTSCYFFMRKNSLLFCSKCGNNSLRKVNVIVDNELKKLVVKIPNFKVNCKNTIFSIPKKKNKNKSKNKYEDKLQIFREDELLIGGRKQYLSYQKKLYENQKNIKDPFNDENMGDYINDWTYRTTLKNGKIAILKNPKIVVGGKRNIHHKRK, encoded by the coding sequence atggaaggtgaaaataaaagtaacaTTGGAGGagagaagaaaaaaaaatatgtattagaTTCGAATagtttaattaaatttaaagattttttgtttatgaattatgattattatataactGAAGGagtaataaaagaaattaaagATGAAGCATCacgaaataaattaaatactATACTTCccttattaaaaatagcaAGAGCTgaacaaaatgatataaattttataaaacatttttcaaaattaacTGGTGATTATGATTCATTAAGTGAAGTAGATATAGAAGTTATTGCATTGacatataatttacatCGAAGGTTTGGCGATGtttcaaaattaaatgCTAGTCCGATGGAAACTATTTACAAATATGATGATGTACAATATGACTACTCAAATATgaactataaaaaaaagcaaagCAGCAAAACGGGCACCTTTGAAAAAAGGGAAGATGGGGAGTGGGAGGTGAATGATGAAAAGGAGGAAGTAGAAAAGGAGGAAGAGAAGGAAGAGAATGATGGAAAGGATGAAGTAGAAAAGGAGGAAGAGAAGGAAGAGAATGATGGAAAGGATGAAGTAGAAAAGGAGGAAGAAGAGGAAGAAGAGGAGGAAGAGAAGGAAGAGGAGGAGGAGGATGAAAAAGGTGATGCTAATGAGGCAGAGAAAGAAGACGAGGATGATGAAAAAGGTGATGCTAATGAGACAGAGGAAGAAGATTCGGAAGGAGAAGAggaggaaaataaaaagatcTTCGGATTAGAGACAATAAAAGAGGAAGTGGTGGAAGTGGAGGAAGACAAGGATGATGACGATGGGGGTAAATGGATTAatgcaaataattttgatatatttaatttgaatgtagataaaaataaaaaatttgaaagtGATATAGGATGTGTGACAACAGATTATGCTATGCAAAATGTACTATATCAAGTTGGATTAAATGCAATAACTATTGATGGATATCAAATAAGttcaataaaattatggggatatatatgtacatcatgttatttttttatgagaaaaaattcattattattttgttcgaAATGTGGTAATAATAGTTTAAGAAAAGTGAATGTAATTGTAgataatgaattaaaaaagttagttgtaaaaattccaaattttaaagtaaattgtaaaaatacaatatttagtattcctaaaaaaaaaaataaaaataaatccaaaaataaatatgaagatAAACTTCAGATATTTAGAGAAgatgaattattaatagGAGGAAGAAAACAATACTTAagttatcaaaaaaaattatatgagaatcaaaaaaatattaaagatCCTtttaatgatgaaaatatggGGGactatataaatgattGGACATATAGAACAACCTTGAAAAATGGTAAAATAGCTATCCTTAAAAATCCAAAAATTGTTGTAGGAGGTAAACGAAATATTCACCATAAGAGGAAGTAA